A segment of the Branchiostoma floridae strain S238N-H82 chromosome 10, Bfl_VNyyK, whole genome shotgun sequence genome:
AACAGTTTTTAAGATAGCGTTCAACGAGGGTATTGTATCAAAATTGCCCCGTCGACCCTCCTCTTCATCTTGACAATCTCCTCCTCTGTAAATCTGTATACCCGTGAAACCTGGGAGGAATAGTTCATTGGGCATCTTGAAAGGTATGTTATAACTTCAAAGACGGTTCCGAACTTCTACAAACCATGGGGCAATGTGCAGTCTCACTTCGTGCGCCCTCGGCGAAATTTAAATTGTAAACTTCGCGATGGCACAGAATGACACCCGTTGTTAACTTTAATTAGCACACATAATAACTACACAATGACTAAGTTCATACCAATGAGACAGATTAGCAATTACGTATTTCTAACACCTGACGAGACCGTGTCACGCATGTACCCTCGTATACAACAAAAAGGTGGGTCAGAAGTGGGAGTGGGGCAATGGTGTACGTAGAGTTGCTGCTTCACTTATATAAATGGATCTAAAAGTTTCGCTGGCACTAAGAGCACGCCCAGTTGACTCAACAGTGATAATATGCCAAACGTTTGCTGAGAAGTAAGTTAACAAAAGTGTCCACAGTTCAGTTCACCTGAGTGACCTCAAAGCAGTGAGATAGGTGTGCCAGTATTTGTGAAATAGTTTGCCAATACGTCCCAGGGGAGGGACAATGATTACGGATTTCTGGTGGTTAGCCCACAGGAAAGACAACATTACTCAAAGAACCTCAGTTAAGGATGGTCACAACGCAATGTCGAAATTCCACCCATTTACACATTTAAAAGGAACGTCCCCACGATCTTTTGTGGTACGTCCCCTGTGCACGTAGTTCTGTGGTCAACCCATACACTGCACCCCAAAAACATAAAAACTTATTATGAGAAAGCAGTTTCCGATTCGGCGATTTAAGTGACCTCGTACCAAACTAACGTTATTGTATCCAGAGTCATGTtggtacaaaaatgtgttaTGAATCCCCCTCGTGCAATGTTCAGCCCCACAcaaaatgataagaaatatcTAATATAAGTATATTATAACTATGCGTTTCAATGCATATAAAATCCCTTTTAGGTAGTTTACTGTTCAAATTGATGTATAAATGCCCCACCCATTCTATTAGGATTGCTACAATAACCAAGTCTTTGAATGACGCTTGGAATGGCAGAATTCTCTGTTACCATGCCTTAATACCCAGCAGTGGCGTTAATACACTCAGACACATTGTACACCTTATTAACCCATAGGCGACCACGTTACTGACTATAGAAGATATCAGTAATCATAAGTCAACTAGCCGCTAGACGCCCGGGCACATAAACGCCCTGTGCAAATGACGACATAGTTGTGACAGGCTTCAATCGAGAAATCCCGACCCGTCAGAGGGGATAAAGACATGGTGTAGGAAGGTGTGCATGACGTCAGTTGAGCCGACAAGGTTGGCTGGGATTTTAAGAATTGGTGAATGGTCGACCCAGGTACTTAtgtctgaaatgtttgtttttcttagaCGCGATTGGTGACATCCAGGGCAAGTTTTGTCACGTTCTGGAAAAGATTTGTCACACTCTGACAACCCTTTCGAGCATTGGGAAGTACAAAACAGCTGACAGCGCAAGTGAAATAAGAACATACAATAGGCAGATGTTCCGGTTTTTCAACTGACTCATTTACCGGATGTGACGTACCAAAGCACCTGGCTAAATGTCCTGCGTCTGTGTTTTAGGTCACAAAGAGATAACCTTCCCACGGTTTGCGTAAACAGTGCCAGCGAAGTGACGTAGGTGTGTACAAAACAAGGGCAGGTCGCTGGGTGGGCCCGTCAGTAAGGGAGAGGTTCGGATTTCGCACTGTGTACACTACTCATTCACTTCACACAGTGACACGAGGCAGAGGTGACCTATAGTTATGCCTGTGCCGCAGAAGATATACAACATGTCTCAATGTTTCGTCGCCTATATCATGACATTTGCAGTACTATGGAGCACTACAGATGGTAAGATAACCTTTCTCTACTTTTTATCACCTGAAATTTACTACTTAGATTGATAAACACCAACAACTACGGGTGCAATTTATACTAGCTGTTCTATATCAGACAGTAGGATTGCTCAACAACTTCATATGATAAAATCTACACTGTGAACGTATAGATATAGGTTTTCATGTGTACGTTTGCTGATATATACGATTCTTTCTCAAACAGGTATGCCGACAAACAAAGCACAGTGCCCAGAAGGCTACACGGACGGACAGTTTGCAGAGCTGTGCTTCAGACACGTGAGAACTCCCCTGCCCTACGGCAAGGCCGCGGCAGAATGTGATTCGGACGGCGGCAAACTTATCACAGACAAGAACCGGGCCAAACACAACTATCTCCTCAAAAGagacttcgctatgagttattGGGTCGGGCTAGACGACTTGGAGGAAGAAAATAGCTTCGTGTGGAACGATGGAGAAGTACTGACTGACTTCGCCCCCTTCTCGAAAACGTACCCAAACCAACAGAACAATGACTGTGTAGTTTTGTCCAGACTTACGGACATGGAGTGGCTTCCATCTGACTGTCACCAAAACTTTGAGTTTGTCTGCCAAAAGGAACTTCTTTGGTAGCAGTATAAGGTTATTTCTGTATTGCCATTATGAAATTATGTAACTCTTCGTTTTGTTTTTAGTGAACTAAatttagtaacgttatatttatgaGAGGACTCAACGGTTTTTGAATCAAAAGAATTTCCATAATAGAGTTTAAAGCTGTATATACAAGATGAATCCAGGAATACATGACTTTGATGATTCTAAGATTTAGACATTTGatcaattgacagaaatatACAACAATGTGCAATTCGTGTTATATTTTTATTGATGTGGTATGAGTGCCGTATGTAGAGTGTACATTTcgattatatcatatatatatatatatacgttgAGGACATGAAACGGCCGTTTCGCAAAAGTGtgattatgtaacgttatattcaaaACCAAATGTTGTCATATGGTGAAAATAAACACTTTCTGTGATGTATTCTATGGATATGGGTTCTTTTGTGATATCAATCAAGTTTGATTTAGTATAGGTATACCTCTGGATGGGAGATGCCTCCTAGTGTGGGTATCATAACTTTTATCCTTGCTTTTCTTACAatactgaaaaaaatacaaatattgcAACGAAGATTTGTAGATTATACTCCATTTTCGGGCGATCGCTGAGAGACCATACAGCGACCAAAAGTAGACTTGTCTGACCCTCGATTTTATAACTGGATTGTTACACTGCGGTCATAGGTCCTAGAACATGAGTGTAAAatcatgatttaaaaaaacacccaGAACGTAAAGAAAGTTCCTCGTCTATGAAATTCTTCGATCGTTCAGTTAAAACTTTTGTCGTAGCAATGCCACAGCTTCTGGTGGAAAGGGTGTGTATGAAATGTGTAGGTGTGGTGACTCAAGAGAACAGCGAGGGACACGGTCGCTCTTTTGTGTAATTCAGAAAAGTCCCTTGTCACCGTGAAACGGCCCTCCCAGACTGGTACGACCTCCTGGTGTTTGCTAAGTACTCAAAGCTTCGCGCGGCTTTTCTCCAACTAGACGTAACAGTAACAAGCGCGACAGAACAAGACGGATTGCGACAGGTATGTTACTGTTCACCTGTCATGACAAAAGAACGGCCTTGTTTGTTCCATACTTAATTATGCGTTTCAATGCACATAAAATGCAATAGTAAAAATcctttgtattgtatgtactgtTGCCACAACACGATGTTGAAATGTTAGTCAATATGACTTGGTTTTATAATGTATTGAATCTCTGAGTTAATGAATCGTAACAAGATTGTTATGCCTGATAGACATCAACAAGGTTTTTCTTTACCCGCATGGATCATCACTTGAGCGTAGAATAAACATGGTGTCAAACCGGGAACCGAATCGCGTGACTACAGTGACCAGTATTTTCTATTGAATGGCGAAATGAACATAGGGAAAGTACTCAATGTACCTATTAGTTACAATGTACCTAATGAATTACGGAACACCCTAAAGTAACGTGTCCTGATATCTCTGACTGATCCCAATACGCATGACTATTGCAAACAAAGTTCTTAGAGCTTTACATCGACACAGCGTTACTTTAcacagcaaataaataaaagggCGGGGTGGATAGTATCACTCGTACTTATTTTTTTAGTTGCAATTTCATTAACCTCGTTTGCGATAAAAGaggtatgaaaacaatattgaaCCTAAGCTGACAAACATCAATTTGAGTGCCTCTGTGTAGTACGTCCAAATAAGGGTTATGAAATTCGgtctttttacattttattcGAAGGTTTCTTACCTGCTCATTACTTACACCCTAAAGTACCCATAGCAAGATCAAGAAATGAGTATTGCATTGAAACGATCTTGATGGTCTGTACAACAGTTAATACAACGAATAAGTTAGAGATTGGTATATCATTTACCTGGATACCCTGCTTGATAGCaatatgtttgcatttttaACACTAGACATGATTGACGCGTAGTGTATGCAAACAGACACATTATAACATATGTATCAGTATGGCTTAGTTATCAAACATGTTTGCTTCAAATCGATCACTCTTAAACGTTTTCTTGAATGTTGAACACCATTGTGTCATCAGAAGATGGTGGTGGTACAGTAAGACTGCTGTTATGACATCGTATTCTTATCAGCAATATCTATATGTAATAAAACATAAATGATAGTATCATAAGTTTAGAAAATTTTGTCGTTATATTAATCGCAGTGAACCAGCAAAAGTAATCTCGATAAATTTGAATATAAAGTTGAAGCTCTACAGATCTTAGAATCGATCATTGTAAAAAGCTGATGTACATATTAATACCATCATTTTTAATTATGATGCAGCTGAAATTCCGCTAATGCtcaatatatgtgtatataaCCTTCATTCCTAGCTATGCTTCATTCGTTTCGCATTAGGGAAAATggtattgtacaatatatatataataaaagaCTACATGATAATTTAAACATATATATGCAGATACTATAAAATCTATAATCCTGGTTATAAATAATTTACATCTTCGCGAGAGATAAATATTTTTACGTTTGATTTCTACGAAGAAATGGAAACTACCCAATAATTTTTGGTAACAGATTGCAACATTCAATTCTAAATATAACTAGACCTAACTTTGCCGAacaaaatctttataacatctTTGTTTCTTAATATTTTCGTTTTGTAGAGTAGATAATTGCCTGACCATGCTTTGTACTAGATATGATAGCTCACGATCCAGTATATGCTTTATAACATGGCAAATACACAAAAGATATATTTACAATGACCATAACGTTATTAATTTGATGCTTTAGACCAGACATTCAAAGACAAAGCAAATAATTAATTTTAGACTTGAATACCTTCCACATACGTACTTTCTGTACAAATTTGTTGTAAGATCACCTGAAATATGATATAATTTTTAATAGTATGTAGACCCTGCTGGAAAGGTTGAAGGGATGCTTTCTGACGCGACGGTTGGCCAGACTGTTGGTCCAGAAGGAGTGGGGTACAGGTGCTCTGATGTCTGTTGGAGGAACATAAGGGAATGGTAATTTAGAACACTACTACGCAATCGAGAGTCAACGCACTTAACTATCAACTGTAAACTATTGGCTGTCAGAAAGTGGGACAAGCAAAAGGAGACACAAATGTGCATTCTCTCGAATTCTCCCTGGAGAGTACAGTTGTCATACTATAGTACTGTAATAGTTTTCAATTACATATGTTATGCAATAGGATACAATTAATGTTGAGTCTTATACATGTAACCCATTGATGAGGAACATTTCAAGCACGCATGACTGGCATCATAAACATTATGACTGTATAATTATCTTTTCTTTCAGACTTCATTCAAATGTTGCACGCATAGAttattacaaattacaaaatatatgttttaACAGAAATGCATATGCTGGAACCCCATCAGAATATGTGCTATCCCAATAAGCAGAAgggttgagttgagtttattgtgataccctttagctcattgAGCTAATCTTTAAGGGCTCATTAAAAATCAGACAGTATATACATTGTGCAAGTAGATGGACAGCTATCATACACTCAAAACAAAGTCAAGAAGTCATGCGGTCAGAGGGTTATATACAATAAAACCATTATGATCCATAGAAAATTGTCTATCATCTTTTAAGAAGTAAACGAAGCGTCATGAGAGGATGCCACGACAGTACAAATGAAGATGTGCTGAGAACATCTTAATTACACAACAGAGACAACTCACGTGTAAGAACTGAGGATGGTGGTAGGTAGATGCGTACGCCGAATGAACTGAGCCAACGGACTTATTTTCACCGCTGTGAACAAACAGTAAAGTCATCGTGTCAGTCtgtgtatactagtactcaCTACCTAatcttttcttgtaaatttCCAACTGGTCACTATAACTGTTGATGATTATAAAAAAGTATAGACTATACAGAAAGTTCATGTATGATCACAATTGGTCTACAATAGAGAGATGACCATTTCAGGTGATTCGTTGTGAGCTAGTGATCCTTCTTTTACCATAACGTATACTTGGATCTAGACTCTTAGTTTTTGGTTAAACACTTTGTTTTAACTCAAGATTCAACAAttactgacgaaaggtagtgagTGCTGCCTAAAACGTCTGACTATTTCGACATTTACCCAGTTCTTTGagtataactgttacattgcGTATTTTCCATGTTAGACTGTTACTCAAAAAACGTACCAGAcatatttttcatatatcaCCAATCGAACGATTTTGATACCAGACAATCTATAGTGATATCTATATCATACGGAGTAGATTAGCTAACGTAATTCTCTGGTCTGGTAACTTGATGAAACTTACTAGGATTTCTTGTGATTTCTCGCCCAACAAGCGATGGCTATCAGCAGGAGGAGAAACAGGGCTCCTAACGCGATCCCAAGCGCAAGAGCCGTGGCATTGTTCAACCCTGGAGTAGAATTTTAAACGTTATTaataacataaaataaacatgcttcttgtttattttcagtttCTTAAACGTTTATAATTTGTATTCACGGTTTTCTATAGAGCAAGACTCGGTAGATTCCCTGATATAAGTCGTTTCGTTATGATATATAAGCAGTCGCTACCTTCTGTACGTGAAGCTGTGTAACGCCGAAGGACAGTAATTGTTATTCTAAAATCCCGCATTCTCAACATTCACAAGAACGAAGAAGAGGACAACCTTGTATATATTGCACTTGACTACGGCACTTTTACCAATatattaatgttttgtttttaacctGCAATTGGTTCGGTTGggtaaaaatgtacaattaatgtcttcatttatccattcattcattcattcattcattcattcacccattcacccattcactcattcactcattcactcattcactcatacATACTGTAGTGTAGTTACCTGATTCCCCAGTTTGTTTGAGTGACTGGCTTGTCGGACAGTTGTCGCTGTTTGATTCCAGGAAACAGACGGTCTGCAGGTTGACCCCTAGCGTGTTGTCGACACTGTTCGCCGCCCTCAGCTCGTTCTGGATGTCCAGTCCGTGCACGGCGTTGACGTTCTCCAGACACACGTCGTACACGGCCACTACCTCGTTTTCAACGATCTTCAGCTCCTTGACCACGACGCTCTGGACTTTGCTTCCATGCTGTGTTGTCCTGATGGATGGTTCCAGCTGCCGAATCGTAAATGTATGTCCATTATGAAGGCATTCCACCCCAGAAAGTAGTGTTGtattccaatagataatgtatcaatgcgtacataactagagttccacgaaacacataccttcgccagaCAATCAAGGGTTGTTATGGAGAATGcctttatcaatgacttaaaggttttatagcttctcaagttatgttatccgcactcacacacactcacacaaagcccgctgcagtaccgacgaaAGATACCGAgcgaaccattttcaaactcaacctttgtttctgcgaccgctactcaataccaagtatcatgaagatccatcaatcagttctccagttatactgctgacctacataaagactcacctaacactatggcttaagccttaaccaaaagtttaatcttcttggcgaaggtaatgaaaaggccacaaaccaccaagcttccacttttccctgccacataagcatcaccaaaataagggggaaaacaccccttcacatcaaaatggagaaaccccttcccatagtgcacaaacaaacaacatggcgcttgcaaagtgagaactaataaacaatgtgttagcaacaataacatctatgttttgctgacacaaatatgtcatgaccTCCACAAGCCTGGAGCACAGATGTAGTTACCGACACTGAGCACTGATTGTCCAGAAAAGAGGTCGATTgaaggatttacacattcttctaattatcatgtaaattaagccccgatttgcatacaatacatttcaggattttaatcattacctaaggtatgtacataccaaaaataatgcaaatccaccaaccccTCCTAGACTTATACTCTACCAAAGATAATGACAAAATCGCCCGGTGCAGtacaaaacaagccgccaggaggccaaaaTTTGCACTACTTAATCCCTGCCCAGAGACGTATCCACTACCCAAAAAGCGTAAACCTGACACTTCAGGATAACTATAACGCCAACTTCGAcactccgctgcagtaccgcaacttgtcgccaggatgcccattatcgaacttgatcgtcgttttccaaacccctaaataactaccgaatataatgcaaaacgatccacagcgtcaaaagttatcttgtacgcaaatacacacacacacacactcaccccgctgcactcacgacagaaagcgccaacagtaccattttcgtacaaaacctcGCTATACGCAACcgcaactcaaataccaaatatcgcgacattccatccacagctaccaaagttatttgagattgacctatatactgggacacaaaaaaattttctaaccataacatgaccttcttggcgaaggtaatcagtcaactttttaaaaattccatTTGTGGTGAATTACGCAGTGTGTGCTTTGTGAAACAATATGGCACTCACTAATCAAGGACTAATCAATAATCAAGGACTAATCAATATGTACTTACCAGCAATTCTATCTCAGTTTTCTTCGCCCTGTACTCAGCTGATGTAGCATCCTGTAGTCCCTGCGTCAGTGTCACATTATCCAGTACAACCTGATATCTCTGTTTGCTCAGGTTGTCACCAGTACAAGCAACACTTGCATCACCTAGCAAGGGAAAATAAACGCGATGGTTTGCATCTGATACGTAGAAAGGAGACGATAAAACTGAAGGACGATTTGTGATGGTATGTGATTGGCAATAAAGTAATAAAAGATATGCAAGGGTTTTGTATTCTCCTCTATGTACATGTTTCTATAAAAGCCAAGCATTTGGTGTCATAATCATTCTAAGATTTTCTGTTTGAATTTTCGTTACTAGGGCGAAAGATCCTAACTGAATTTGATAGTCAATAGCAGAGCAGTGTTATGTAAATGCTTTTAGATTTGACATGAGACGTCATGAAGAGATTCTCTTTGTTACTGTGGAAAGTTATCATGAAAGACAGAGCAAGTGGTGATggccaatacatgtacatctatgtctAAAGCTTCTGCGTTGTGTCCACTGAACGTGAAAAAGACAATCCCTGCTAGAAACGAAGTTTCATTGACATACTGTTGCAGATGATTCCGTCTCCTTGGTATCCTTGGTTACAGGTACATTGGAAGGATCCAGGTGTGTTTGCGCAGCTTGCTTGAAGATGACAACGCCTTGGTGTTTCTGCACACTCATTAACGTCCGTGCACCTGAACCCCGCCCCGACGAACCCTGCCTTGCAGCTGCAGACCTCAACACCGGCACTGTTCACGACGCAGTTAGAGTTGGAGGCATCTTGATAAAAAAAGAGAAGGCATTGTGGTCAAtgctacaactcgataagagtTTGACTCTTTTTTTTCCTAATAGACCTATTTCAGGATCCCTTCCGGAATTGCTCTCGCCGtgatgaactctcgcgagacgCACGAAGACGAGGCGCTCGCGGCTCGAAATAAAGACTCCACCAGGCCCACACTATGCCGTCATCTTTGGTATGTTGCACTCAATTTGTAGAAATTAAACTACAGTACCAAATAAATGGGTCGTCAACGTTcagattttttatgttttcttcaAACGTGATGCCACATATGTTGGATGCAAGTCTACAACCTAAGGACCATACCAGATACCAATCATGCAGTTAATGCTTACTACGATAAAGCTACCGGTggtaaaacaaaacagaaatctgACCACACAACAATGTTCTTACCGACGCATTCTGTTTTCCCGTCTCCTCTGTAGGGTGCGCGACACGTGCATGTATACG
Coding sequences within it:
- the LOC118424090 gene encoding lectin BRA-3-like — protein: MPVPQKIYNMSQCFVAYIMTFAVLWSTTDGMPTNKAQCPEGYTDGQFAELCFRHVRTPLPYGKAAAECDSDGGKLITDKNRAKHNYLLKRDFAMSYWVGLDDLEEENSFVWNDGEVLTDFAPFSKTYPNQQNNDCVVLSRLTDMEWLPSDCHQNFEFVCQKELLW